One genomic window of Channa argus isolate prfri chromosome 5, Channa argus male v1.0, whole genome shotgun sequence includes the following:
- the myorg gene encoding myogenesis-regulating glycosidase, giving the protein MQNMYQVVPGGTGGTITDTIPKQKRSKDTRPLVGAGIIGLVLVIAAVTAWCYYIASIRKAELLKTQLLDLNKDGYIIRNQGGSIVFRMDFRSGTLDLDSCSKEGEILSCGRTTDRKLNFFIETVQPKDTVQCYRVRWEELVPDIVVEHAMTYKFAHWYGGAVSAIQHWPISISGQQSPKPFITSDIYSNRNEFGGILESYWLSSNATAIKINNSVPFHLGWNDTEKTMYFQARYNDSPFKPNPGEAPCAELSYRVCVGLDVTSIHKYMVRRYFNKPNKVPAEIMFRHPIWSTWALHKTDIDQDRLLMYAANIREHNFNCSQLELDDRYTRRYGDFDFDPVKFPNATAMFQKLKSEGFFVSLWIHPFVNYDSENFHTCVERGLFVREPTGRLPALVRWWNGIGAIVDFTNPEAREWFSQQLRLLRMKYGLSSFKFDAGETNYLPWKFSTRTPIRDPSLFTRRYTEMAIPFNDRAELRSGYQSQNISCFFRPIDRDSVWGYELGLKSLIPTVLTISVLGYQFILPDMIGGNAYLNRTDGSRGLPDRELYIRWLELAAFMPSMQFSIPPWEYDNEVVEIARKYTALHESIVTPRVLELASEVVDTGDPIIRPLWWIATGDETAYKIDSQFLIGDDLMVAPVLEPGKQERDIYLPAGHWKSYKGERYDIKKPLHLTDYPVDLDEIAYFLWV; this is encoded by the exons ATGCAAAACATGTACCAAGTGGTACCGGGAGGAACTGGGGGCACAATTACAGATACTATCCCCAAGCAGAAACGCAGCAAGGACACTCGACCCTTAGTCGGAGCTGGAATAATTGGCCTGGTGCTGGTGATTGCAGCAGTAACTGCATGGTGTTATTACATAGCCTCTATTCGCAAAGCTGAACTGCTTAAGACTCAGTTGCTGGATCTGAATAAAGATGGCTACATTATCCGCAACCAGGGAGGGTCTATTGTTTTCAGAATGGATTTCAG GTCAGGGACACTTGATTTGGATTCCTGCTCTAAAGAAGGGGAGATTCTGAGCTGTGGACGCACCACTGATAGAAAACTTAACTTTTTCATTGAGACAGTACAACCCAAAGACACAGTGCAATGCTACCGTGTGCGCTGGGAAGAACTCGTTCCTGACATTGTCGTTGAGCATGCCATGACATACAAGTTTGCCCACTGGTATGGCGGAGCAGTGTCTGCAATCCAGCACTGGCCTATTTCAATTTCTGGACAACAGTCTCCCAAACCCTTTATTACTAGTGACATCTACTCAAACCGAAATGAATTTGGTGGAATTTTGGAGAGTTATTGGCTTTCGTCTAACGCTACGGCCATCAAGATCAACAATTCCGTGCCCTTCCACCTGGGATGGAATGACACGGAGAAGACTATGTACTTCCAGGCGCGATACAATGACAGTCCCTTTAAGCCAAACCCAGGGGAGGCTCCATGTGCCGAACTTAGctacagagtgtgtgtgggcTTAGATGTGACGTCCATACACAAGTACATGGTCCGCAGATACTTCAACAAACCAAATAAAGTGCCAGCCGAAATCATGTTTCGCCATCCAATTTGGTCGACCTGGGCACTACATAAGACTGACATTGATCAAGACAGACTTTTGATGTATGCTGCCAACATCCGCGAGCATAACTTCAACTGCAGTCAGTTGGAACTTGATGATCGCTACACCAGACGATATGGGGATTTTGACTTTGACCCCGTAAAGTTTCCTAATGCCACAGCCATGTTCCAAAAGCTGAAATCAGAGGGATTTTTTGTGTCACTTTGGATTCACCCTTTTGTTAACTATGACTCTGAAAACTTCCATACATGTGTAGAGAGGGGGCTGTTTGTCCGGGAGCCTACAGGCCGACTCCCGGCCTTGGTGCGCTGGTGGAATGGCATCGGGGCCATTGTGGATTTTACAAATCCAGAAGCCCGCGAATGGTTTTCCCAACAGTTGCGTTTATTGCGCATGAAGTATGGGTTGTCGTCTTTCAAATTTGATGCAGGGGAGACCAACTACTTACCATGGAAATTTAGCACCCGAACTCCCATTCGAGACCCAAGCCTTTTCACGAGACGTTACACTGAAATGGCTATTCCTTTCAATGATAGAGCTGAGCTGCGTAGTGGCTACCAGTCCCAGAACATATCATGCTTCTTCAGACCCATTGACAGGGACTCTGTGTGGGGGTATGAGTTGGGTCTCAAATCCCTTATCCCCACAGTGCTCACCATCAGTGTCCTTGGCTATCAGTTCATTCTACCAGACATGATTGGAGGGAATGCCTACCTGAACCGCACAGATGGAAGTCGTGGATTACCTGATCGAGAACTCTATATCCGGTGGTTGGAGCTGGCAGCTTTTATGCCCTCCATGCAGTTTTCTATTCCTCCATGGGAATACGACAACGAGGTGGTTGAAATTGCTCGTAAATACACAGCTCTTCACGAGAGTATTGTTACACCACGGGTCCTGGAGCTGGCTAGTGAGGTGGTGGACACTGGGGACCCAATCATACGACCCCTGTGGTGGATTGCCACAGGTGATGAAACAGCCTATAAAATTGACTCTCAGTTCCTGATTGGGGATGACCTCATGGTAGCCCCGGTTTTAGAGCCTGGGAAACAAGAGCGTGATATCTACCTCCCTGCTGGCCATTGGAAAAGCTACAAGGGGGAAAGATATGATATCAAGAAGCCATTGCACCTCACGGACTATCCAGTGGACCTAGATGAAATAGCTTACTTTCTTTGGGTGTAG